Proteins from one Cicer arietinum cultivar CDC Frontier isolate Library 1 chromosome 3, Cicar.CDCFrontier_v2.0, whole genome shotgun sequence genomic window:
- the LOC101495422 gene encoding uncharacterized protein yields MNFFKSVFSDDPDPQQSQSNDAHHTDSPHAPENPSGAWNFGKLIKTLSQKSESVIEIYRRDLNEFGTGLKKEIEIAHDSLETVGHVIDQFGNTVIKGTAQIISQGRHAIIESDSHDNNNSNDKKQSNLNLKLYNRFESQVRAIQGDPNTYTEEPVDLDRYNKWKLEFSLEGKTEEMAGFLRENDAMESVYKRVVPNIVDSETFWFRYYYKVYKVKKAEDVRARLVRRMSREEEEELSWDVEDDDSGDFEINDDDDDDAVSIKRLNTEEVCASGGEESRVEKRMGESVEESKVVEDLEVNDEKGDGGQVDNGKDLDKKMTMDKDAGDGKSLPVVSQKEEHGEEEKDLEWDEIEDLSSIDEKKGMGSGSPTKVDLLKRLSSAAEEEEDLSWDIEDDDDELAKA; encoded by the coding sequence ATGAATTTCTTCAAATCCGTTTTCTCAGACGACCCAGACCCTCAACAATCCCAATCCAACGACGCGCACCACACCGACTCGCCACACGCGCCAGAAAATCCCTCCGGCGCGTGGAACTTCGGCAAACTAATCAAAACCCTAAGCCAAAAATCTGAATCAGTCATCGAAATTTACCGCCGCGATCTTAACGAATTCGGCACCGGTTTAAAGAAAGAGATTGAGATCGCTCACGACTCTCTCGAAACGGTTGGCCACGTCATCGATCAATTCGGTAACACCGTCATCAAAGGAACGGCTCAGATCATATCTCAAGGTAGACACGCAATCATCGAATCCGATTCTCATGACAACAACAATAGCAACGATAAGAAACAGagtaatttgaatttgaaattgtaTAATAGATTTGAATCTCAGGTTCGTGCAATTCAAGGTGATCCTAATACTTACACCGAAGAACCTGTTGATTTGGACCGTTATAATAAATGGAAATTGGAGTTTTCGTTGGAAGGGAAAACCGAAGAAATGGCAGGGTTTCTAAGAGAGAATGACGCCATGGAGAGTGTTTATAAAAGGGTGGTTCCTAATATTGTTGATAGTGAAACATTTTGGTTTAGATATTATTATAAGGTTTATAAGGTTAAAAAAGCTGAGGATGTGAGGGCTAGGCTTGTTAGACGAATGTCCagggaagaggaagaagagTTGAGTTGggatgttgaagatgatgatagtggtgattttgagataaATGACGACGATGATGATGATGCGGTGAGTATTAAGAGATTGAATACGGAAGAGGTGTGTGCTTCTGGTGGGGAAGAGTCTAGGGTTGAAAAGAGGATGGGGGAGTCTGTTGAGGAATCAAAAGTTGTTGAGGATTTGGAGGTTAATGATGAGAAGGGTGATGGAGGTCAAGTTGATAATGGTAAGGATTTGGATAAGAAAATGACGATGGATAAGGACGCCGGCGATGGAAAGTCTTTACCGGTTGTAAGTCAGAAGGAGGAGCATGGGGAGGAGGAGAAAGATCTTGAGTGGGATGAGATTGAGGATCTTAGTAGCATTGATGAAAAGAAGGGAATGGGGAGTGGTAGCCCAACCAAAGTTGATTTACTGAAAAGATTGAGTTCTGCggcagaagaagaagaagacttgAGTTGGgatattgaagatgatgatgatgagctTGCCAAGGCTTGA
- the LOC101493612 gene encoding probable LRR receptor-like serine/threonine-protein kinase RKF3, with protein MSLLFNFFPFLFLLLIFPTPSFSATAPCPLNITVLREIGGGSKPSSDSNSQCHFVLQALHLVQADYLRRTGFFVPPLNSSESCWTSFQSFINEFQPNFDIRSSCGFQTSWISQGCMNITTKQQFENQVSQPALQSVQSNCNESLENNTPCAYCNVQLSNLLTSLTGVTVSNVSDCRAYTTIYAATLSDQFGPTDVGTAKCMFGLDFSSSSSSNIRHRTIVIALVSVFVFLGLFLFGVFWIYIRFKRKKRAEMKRNSNHNRTEIILGSSSGLDSMNQSTTLIRFSFDEIKKATRNFNRENIIGSGGYGNVYKGFLFDGTQVALKRFKNCSVAGDASFTHEVQVIASVRHVNLVALRGYCTATTNLEGHQRIIVTDLMENGSLYDHLFGSAKKKLSWPIRQKIALGTARGLSYLHYGAQPSIIHRDIKASNILLDEKFEAKVADFGLAKFNPEGMTHMSTRVAGTMGYVAPEYALYGQLTERSDVFSFGVVLLELLSGRKALETNEDGQPAALTDLAWSLVRNNRPLDVVEDGMPESGTPEILEKYVLVAVLCSHPQLYARPTMDQVVKMLETDDEVVPSIVERPIPFIAGRLDIEKSVGSNSGQLCSPTGYQAYTLQLQSSRASNGEEEEGSLERGSVSKD; from the coding sequence ATGTCACTTCTCTTCAATTTCTTTCCCTTCCTTTTCCTTCTCCTCATTTTCCCCACGCCATCCTTCTCCGCCACAGCACCATGTCCTCTCAACATAACCGTCCTCCGCGAAATCGGCGGCGGTTCAAAACCTTCCTCCGACTCCAACTCACAGTGCCATTTCGTCCTCCAAGCTCTCCATCTCGTCCAAGCCGATTACCTCCGCCGCACCGGTTTCTTCGTTCCGCCTCTGAATTCCTCCGAATCATGCTGGACTTCTTTCCAATCATTCATCAACGAATTTCAACCTAATTTCGATATTCGCTCCTCTTGCGGTTTTCAAACATCTTGGATCTCACAAGGTTGCATGAACATCACAACGAAACAACAATTCGAAAATCAAGTTTCGCAGCCGGCACTTCAATCTGTTCAGTCAAACTGTAACGAATCTCTCGAAAACAACACTCCTTGTGCCTATTGCAATGTTCAACTTTCTAATTTGCTTACTTCTTTGACCGGAGTTACCGTCAGTAATGTCTCCGATTGTAGGGCTTATACAACTATTTACGCCGCTACACTTTCCGATCAATTTGGTCCCACTGATGTTGGAACCGCTAAGTGTATGTTCGGTcttgatttttcttcttcttcgaGTTCTAATATTAGGCATCGAACAATTGTTATTGCGCTTGTTTCGGTTTTTGTATTTTTGGGATTGTTTTTGTTTGGTGTGTTTTGGATTTACATTAGATttaagaggaagaagagagcgGAAATGAAACGTAATAGTAATCATAATAGAACTGAGATTATTTTGGGTTCGAGTTCTGGCTTGGATTCAATGAACCAAAGTACTACTTTGATTAGGTTTAGTTTTGATGAGATTAAGAAAGCTACTAGGAATTTCAATAGGGAGAATATAATTGGGAGCGGTGGTTATGGGAATGTTTATAaaggttttttatttgatgGAACACAAGTTGCATTGAAAAGGTTTAAGAACTGTTCTGTTGCTGGTGATGCAAGTTTTACTCATGAAGTTCAAGTTATCGCGAGTGTTAGGCATGTTAATCTTGTTGCATTAAGAGGTTACTGTACTGCCACTACTAACTTAGAAGGTCATCAGAGGATTATTGTTACTGATTTAATGGAGAATGGGAGTCTTTATGATCATTTATTTGGTTCGGCCAAGAAGAAGTTAAGTTGGCCGATTCGTCAGAAGATTGCTCTTGGCACAGCGAGGGGTTTGTCTTATTTGCATTATGGTGCTCAGCCTTCGATTATCCATAGAGATATTAAAGCTAGTAACATACTCCTTGATGAGAAGTTTGAAGCCAAGGTGGCGGATTTTGGATTGGCGAAGTTCAACCCTGAGGGAATGACTCATATGAGTACTAGGGTGGCCGGAACTATGGGGTATGTCGCTCCGGAGTATGCTTTGTATGGACAGTTGACAGAGAGGAGTGACGTGTTTAGTTTCGGTGTTGTGCTTCTCGAGCTTTTAAGTGGGAGAAAGGCGCTTGAAACCAATGAGGATGGCCAACCCGCTGCTCTCACTGACTTGGCTTGGTCGTTGGTTAGAAACAATAGGCCTTTAGATGTTGTAGAAGACGGTATGCCAGAATCTGGAACACCGGAAATTCTTGAGAAATATGTGTTGGTTGCTGTTTTGTGTTCTCATCCGCAGTTATATGCAAGACCAACAATGGATCAGGTTGTTAAAATGCTGGAGACAGATGATGAAGTAGTGCCGTCGATAGTGGAAAGGCCTATCCCTTTTATTGCTGGAAGACTCGATATTGAGAAATCTGTCGGCAGTAACTCGGGTCAGCTCTGCAGTCCAACTGGATATCAAGCATATACATTACAATTACAAAGTAGCCGTGCTTCTAATGGCGAGGAAGAGGAAGGAAGCCTTGAACGTGGGAGTGTGAGCAAAGATTGA
- the LOC101495094 gene encoding probable galacturonosyltransferase-like 4: MTLDSNYLRGTMGAILSILQHSTCPENVEFHFLWARFEPEVFYTIKSTFPYLKFKIYRFESSRVYGKISKSIRQALDQPLNYARIYLSDIIPGHVKRVLYLDSDLVVVDDIAKLWEVDLGGKVVAAPEYCHANFTRYFTEIFWSDPELPRAFQGRNPCYFNTGVMVVDVEKWREGRYTHKVEEWMRVQKKKRIYHLGSLPPFLLVLAGEIKGVDHRWNQHGLGGDNIEGKCRSLHPGPVSLLHWSGKGKPWLRLDSRNPCTVDHLWAPYDLYRPTSHFFEG, translated from the coding sequence ATGACACTCGACTCAAACTACCTAAGAGGCACCATGGGAGCCATTCTCTCCATCTTACAACACTCAACATGTCCTGAAAACGTTGAGTTTCATTTTCTTTGGGCAAGGTTTGAACCCGAAGTCTTTTACACCATTAAATCCACATTTCCTTACCTAAAGTTCAAGATTTACCGCTTTGAGTCAAGTAGGGTATATGGAAAAATCTCCAAATCCATTCGTCAAGCCTTGGATCAGCCTCTAAACTATGCAAGAATCTATCTCTCAGATATTATACCGGGTCACGTAAAGCGAGTGTTGTACCTTGATTCTGATCTGGTTGTTGTTGATGACATTGCAAAGCTTTGGGAAGTTGACTTGGGTGGCAAGGTAGTTGCTGCACCAGAATATTGTCATGCAAACTTCACAAGGTATTTCACCGAAATATTTTGGTCAGACCCGGAACTTCCACGTGCATTTCAAGGTCGGAATCCTTGTTATTTCAACACAGGTGTTATGGTTGTGGATGTTGAAAAATGGCGCGAAGGAAGGTATACACATAAGGTGGAAGAGTGGATGCGGGTCCAAAAGAAAAAGAGGATTTATCATCTGGGTTCTTTGCCTCCTTTTCTTCTTGTTTTGGCAGGAGAGATAAAGGGTGTGGATCATAGGTGGAATCAACATGGTTTAGGAGGGGATAATATTGAAGGTAAATGTAGGAGTCTTCATCCGGGACCCGTAAGTTTGCTTCATTGGAGTGGTAAAGGTAAACCTTGGTTGAGGCTGGATTCTAGGAACCCTTGTACCGTTGATCATCTTTGGGCACCTTATGATCTCTATCGTCCAACCTCTCATTTCTTTGAAGGATGA
- the LOC101494764 gene encoding protein RESISTANCE TO PHYTOPHTHORA 1, chloroplastic isoform X2: protein MFISCFHLIFVAQKTAATFAPRASTASKNPAIPGSTLYTVFEVQAYVSMLLGGALSFNLIFPSDQPDIWRLMGMWSIWMFTIPSLRARDCSKNEKEALNYLFLLVPLLNVAIPFFWKSFAVVWSADIIAFFGMYAWKLGWLKKTD from the exons AtgtttataagttgttttcaccTTATATTT GTTGCTCAGAAGACTGCTGCAACATTTGCACCCAGGGCTTCAACAGCTTCAAAAAACCCAGCAATACCTGGAAGTACCCTGTACACTGTTTTTGAGGTTCAAGCTTATGTATCCATGTTGTTGGGTGGAGCTTTGTCTTTTAATCTCATTTTCCCTTCAGACCAACCTGATATTTGGAGATTGATGGGAATGTGGTCCATTTGGATGTTCA CAATTCCTTCATTGCGAGCCCGAGATTGCTCAAAAAATGAGAAAGAAGCTCTCAACTATCTTTTTCTACTGGTCCCATTGCTCAATGTTGCAATCCCATTCTTCTGGAAATCCTTCGCTGTTGTTTGGTCGGCAGATATAATAGCTTTCTTTGGAATGTATGCATGGAAG CTTGGATGGCTCAAGAAAACGGACTAG
- the LOC101493931 gene encoding sugar transporter ERD6-like 7, translating into MKMEIKEDVEGGTHKGITEPLLEGKHHARKDHHHPWMVYFTTFIAVCGSYEFGACAGYSSPTQEAIRKDLSLSLAEYSLFGSILTFGAMIGAITSGPIADFVGRKGAMRVSSAFCIAGWLVIYFSQNPVPLDIGRLATGYGMGVFSYVVPVFVAEIAPKELRGALTTLNQFMIVTAVSVSFIIGTVLSWRALAIIGLIPTAVLLLGLFFIPESPRWLAKRGRAKDFVAALQILRGKDADISQEAEEIQDYITSLDRLPKPKVLDLFQRRYLRSLTIGVGLMVCQQFGGINGVCFYTSSIFDLAGFPSSTGSIIYAILQIVITGVGAALIDKAGRKPLLLVSGSGLVAGCILTAVAFYLKVHDVGAGAVPVLAVTGILVYIGSFSIGMGAIPWVVMSEIFPVNIKGQAGSIATLVNWFGAWLCSYTFNFLMSWSSYGTFVLYAAINSLAILFIAIVVPETKGKSLEQLQAAINA; encoded by the exons ATGAAGATGGAAATCAAAGAGGATGTGGAGGGTGGTACTCACAAAGGAATAACAGAACCATTATTGGAGGGGAAACACCATGCAAGAAAAGACCATCATCATCCATGGATGGTTTACTTCACCACATTCATTGCTGTTTGTGGTTCTTATGAATTTGGTGCTTGT GCTGGATACTCATCTCCAACTCAAGAAGCTATCAGGAAGGATCTTAGTCTATCTTTGGCAGAG TACTCCTTGTTCGGCTCCATCTTGACTTTCGGTGCGATGATTGGTGCAATAACAAGTGGTCCTATAGCTGATTTCGTTGGAAGAAAGGGG GCAATGAGAGTGTCAAGTGCTTTCTGTATTGCAGGGTGGCTTGTTATTTACTTTTCTCAG AATCCAGTGCCTTTGGATATTGGTAGACTAGCAACTGGATATGGAATGGGAGTTTTTTCATATGTG GTTCCTGTCTTTGTAGCAGAAATTGCGCCGAAAGAACTCCGAGGAGCCCTAACTACCTTAAATCAG TTCATGATTGTTACTGCTGTATCTGTCTCATTCATAATTGGAACTGTACTTTCATGGAGGGCTTTAGCTATAATTG GCCTCATTCCAACTGCTGTGTTGCTTTTGGGTCTGTTCTTTATTCCAGAATCTCCTAGATGGCTA GCAAAGAGAGGACGTGCAAAAGATTTTGTGGCAGCATTGCAAATACTTCGCGGTAAAGATGCTGATATATCTCAAGAGGCAGAAGAAATTCAG GATTATATAACTAGTTTAGATCGGCTGCCAAAACCGAAGGTGCTGGATTTGTTTCAAAGAAGATATTTACGCTCACTCACG ATTGGAGTAGGACTTATGGTCTGCCAGCAATTTGGAGGAATCAATGGAGTTTGCTTTTACACTAGTAGTATATTTGACCTAGCAG GATTTCCTTCCTCGACCGGGAGTATAATTTATGCTATTCTTCAG ATTGTGATCACAGGTGTTGGAGCAGCCCTCATAGATAAAGCAGGCAGGAAGCCCCTACTTTTG GTATCGGGATCAGGATTGGTTGCAGGATGTATATTAACAGCAGTTGCATTCTATCTTAAG GTTCATGATGTGGGTGCCGGGGCAGTCCCTGTGCTCGCTGTAACTGGCATATTG GTCTACATAGGATCATTTTCAATAGGAATGGGAGCAATTCCATGGGTTGTAATGTCCGAG ATATTTCCTGTCAATATTAAAGGGCAGGCAGGAAGCATAGCCACATTAGTGAATTGGTTTGGTGCTTGGTTATGTTCTTATACTTTTAACTTTCTCATGAGTTGGAGCTCCTATG GTACCTTTGTTCTTTATGCTGCAATCAACTCACTAGCTATATTATTTATAGCTATAGTAGTGCCAGAAACCAAAGGTAAGAGTCTTGAACAATTACAGGCAGCCATTAACGCGTAG
- the LOC101495753 gene encoding RNA demethylase ALKBH10B-like translates to MPAIQKSRTGEQTTGPYQPAPPLLVSDSFAKDAILAWFRGEFAAANAIIDSLCGHLAQVASSSNDYDSAFAAIHRRRFNWIPVIQMQKYHSIADVSLELRKVVEKKADSLDGETKISEEREIVEEVVECVGNEGEEAPAEMTEVCHSPDSEITDSGSQQIQHSFINKSICSNHEECEGRSSQIKLTKGFTTREFMKGHPVNAVKGLRLYEDIFSESEMCKLTDFVKEIHAAGQKGELSGDTFILYNKQIKGNKRELIQLGVPIFGQIKDDVKSNIEPIPSLLQGVIDHLIQWQLIPEYKRPNGCIINFFEEEEFSQPFLKPPHLDQPLSTLLLSESTMAFGRILMSENDGNYKGPLMLPLKQGSLLVMKGNSADMARHVMCPSPNKRVSITFFRVREDSYQGPSTSPPTTTSAMTLWQPSSGSPDALSNGALGGCDAMDMMPKWGTLGAPMVMLAPMHRMPLSPCELPRGGTGVFLPWKGQPKKQPRHLPPRANRGRLIALPSPVESPREVAASEPTITVEG, encoded by the exons ATGCCGGCAATCCAAAAATCGCGGACCGGTGAACAAACAACGGGGCCGTATCAACCAGCGCCGCCGCTACTCGTCTCCGACTCGTTCGCCAAAGACGCAATTCTTGCATGGTTTCGCGGTGAGTTCGCCGCCGCCAACGCAATAATCGATTCTCTGTGCGGCCACCTCGCTCAAGTTGCTTCGTCTTCCAATGATTACGATTCGGCGTTTGCTGCTATCCACCGCCGGCGTTTCAATTGGATCCCTGTTATTCAGATGCAGAAGTATCACTCCATAGCTGATGTTTCTCTCGAACTGCGTAAGGTCGTTGAGAAGAAAGCCGACTCTCTTGATGGAGAGACGAAGATCTCAGAGGAACGGGAAATCGTTGAGGAAGTGGTGGAATGCGTCGGAAATGAAGGGGAGGAAGCTCCGGCGGAGATGACGGAGGTGTGTCATTCGCCGGACAGTGAGATCACTGATTCAG GATCGCAGCAAATACAACACAGTTTTATCAACAAAAGTATATGTTCAAATCATGAAGAATGTGAAGGACGTTCTTCACAGATAAAGTTGACCAAAGGCTTCACAACAAGGGAGTTCATGAAAGGGCATCCG GTGAATGCCGTGAAAGGATTGAGGTTGTATGAAGATATTTTTTCTGAATCAGAAATGTGCAAGCTGACTGATTTTGTGAAAGAGATCCACGCTGCTGGCCAGAAAGGAGAACTTTCAG GTGatacttttatattatataacaaacaGATCAAGGGGAACAAGAGAGAGCTGATTCAGTTaggtgttcccatatttggacAGATAAAAGACGACGTCAAAA GCAACATTGAGCCAATTCCATCACTTCTCCAAGGTGTCATTGATCACCTTATTCAGTGGCAATTAATTCCAGAGTACAAAAGGCCAAATGGCTGCATCATCAACTTCTTTGAGGAG GAGGAGTTTTCTCAGCCATTCTTGAAACCACCGCATTTGGATCAACCTCTATCCACCCTTCTTCTCTCTGAATCTACCATGGCTTTTGGGCGTATTCTTATGAGTGAAAATGATGGGAATTACAAAGGTCCACTCATGCTCCCTTTGAAGCAAGG ATCTCTTTTAGTGATGAAAGGAAACAGCGCTGACATGGCAAGGCATGTGATGTGTCCATCCCCAAACAAAAGGGTGAGCATTACCTTCTTTAGAGTGAGAGAAGACTCCTATCAAGGCCCATCAACAAGTCCTCCAACTACGACTTCTGCGATGACTCTTTGGCAACCCAGCAGTGGCAGTCCAGATGCTTTGTCAAATGGAGCACTGGGGGGATGCGACGCTATGGATATGATGCCCAAATGGGGTACTCTCGGTGCTCCAATGGTCATGCTAGCCCCTATGCACCGTATGCCGCTGAGTCCGTGTGAACTTCCTCGCGGTGGAACTGGGGTTTTCTTGCCTTGGAAGGGGCAGCCCAAAAAACAACCACGGCATCTTCCACCGCGAGCCAACAGAGGTCGACTTATTGCATTACCTTCCCCTGTGGAATCACCCAGGGAAGTAGCTGCTTCTGAACCCACCATTACTGTTGAAGGATAG
- the LOC101494254 gene encoding probable indole-3-acetic acid-amido synthetase GH3.6 has translation MMTNEELIEKLEELTKNAKHHQLDTLRSILLHNASVRYLQSSFNNNKLHPSTFTRHVPLSSYEDYVPFIHHLAHHHDAKLHPLLSVDPLLCFFYSSGTTSLKPKLIPYFDSTLSKAASFLGHRGSAVVLQRLFPPRPNVNKILMFFYADKITTTKNGFKVMAASSYPIQSGKVTSEQLAMFSSPPEVILGSNVEHQMYCHLLCGLRNHDVIDGISTPYAIGLIKAFSLLESKWEQLCDDLNSGFPSHEISDVAMREAVINTLGGPQLDLSNRIRLVCEGKNWNGIVHRMFPNVRFIRCVTTGSMKQYYKKLKFYAGDVPILGGDYFTSECCVGINLDIMQPPETTRFVIVPTFAYFEFLPFEMNENEQDVCEQTVDLTSVEVGKMYEVVVTTYRGFYRYKLGDIVRVVGFHNSSPEVEFVMRAPKSSAEILTEKDLFSAVENFQLALRGAVDIEIVEFASFLDQEPVLKRLKVFVEVDVQDKSNFLEDNLDECVKMFKSCVSSLESGLGALYKAQRDKGHLGNLMITILRHGAFNQLLDLAIKNGTSASQYKPPKIIRNHEIVKFLENLAFATISMDD, from the exons ATGATGACAAACGAAGAACTGATAGAGAAGCTTGAAGAGTTGACCAAGAACGCCAAACATCACCAATTGGACACTCTTCGTTCAATCCTTCTTCATAATGCCTCTGTTCGCTATCTTCAATCCTCCTTCAATAACAACAAGCTTCATCCTTCCACTTTCACACGTCATGTTCCTTTGTCTTCCTATGAAGATTACGTTCCCTTTATCCACCACTTGGCTCATCATCATGATGCAAAACTTCACCCTCTTCTCTCCGTTGATCCTCTTCTCTGCTTCTTCTATAG CTCAGGAACTACCTCCTTGAAACCAAAACTGATCCCTTACTTTGATTCAACCCTTTCAAAAGCTGCCTCCTTTCTTGGCCACCGAGGCAGTGCTGTTGTTCTTCAAag GCTGTTTCCACCAAGGCCTAATGTCAACAAGATCCTAATGTTTTTCTATGCTGACAAAATCACTACCACAAAAAATGGCTTCAAGGTTATGGCAGCCTCTTCATACCCTATACAAAGTGGTAAGGTAACTTCTGAACAACTAGCCATGTTCTCTAGTCCCCCAGAAGTTATTCTTGGATCTAATGTGGAGCATCAAATGTATTGTCACCTTCTTTGTGGCCTTAGGAATCATGATGTTATAGATGGAATTAGTACTCCTTATGCCATAGGTTTGATTAAAGCATTTAGTCTTTTGGAATCTAAATGGGAGCAGCTATGTGATGATCTTAATTCTGGTTTTCCAAGTCATGAAATTTCAGATGTAGCAATGAGAGAAGCTGTAATCAACACACTTGGTGGTCCTCAACTAGATTTGTCAAATAGAATAAGGTTGGTTTGTGAAGGTAAGAATTGGAATGGAATTGTTCATAGAATGTTTCCGAATGTTCGTTTTATCAGGTGTGTTACGACTGGTAGCATGAAACAGTACTATAAAAAACTTAAGTTTTATGCAGGAGATGTACCTATTCTAGGAGGAGATTACTTTACTTCAGAGTGTTGTGTAGGTATAAATTTAGACATAATGCAACCGCCCGAGACAACGCGGTTTGTAATAGTTCCTACTTTTGCTTACTTTGAGTTTCTTCCATTTGAGATGAATGAGAATGAGCAAGATGTTTGTGAACAAACAGTGGACCTTACTAGTGTTGAGGTTGGGAAAATGTATGAAGTAGTTGTTACTACTTACCGAGGATTTTATCGATATAAATTGGGCGATATAGTGAGAGTTGTCGGTTTCCATAATTCATCGCCTGAAGTGGAATTTGTGATGAGGGCACCTAAGTCTTCAGCTGAGATTCTCACTGAGAAAGACTTGTTTTCAGCAGTTGAAAATTTTCAACTTGCACTCAGAGGTGCTGTGGATATCGAGATCGTTGAGTTCGCTAGTTTCTTGGATCAGGAACCGGTGTTGAAGCGATTGAAGGTATTTGTAGAAGTAGACGTTCAAGACAAATCTAATTTCTTGGAGGATAATTTGGATGAATGTGTTAAAATGTTTAAAAGTTGTGTTTCCTCTCTTGAGAGTGGTTTGGGAGCATTGTACAAGGCGCAGAGGGATAAAGGTCATTTAGGGAACTTAATGATAACTATCCTAAGGCATGGAGCTTTTAATCAGTTATTAGATTTGGCCATTAAGAATGGAACATCAGCTAGTCAATATAAACCACCTAAGATTATAAGGAATCATGAAATTGTCAAATTCTTGGAAAACTTAGCTTTTGCTACAATATCAATGGATGACTAA
- the LOC101494764 gene encoding protein RESISTANCE TO PHYTOPHTHORA 1, chloroplastic isoform X1 gives MNTLIPSSNHYLCGVHYPFFSSVLTNNNTNLPIRRSPFPIPCATSNEEFSEEIKVVQPNSSEENTSTTFSTPIDKELKRVAQKTAATFAPRASTASKNPAIPGSTLYTVFEVQAYVSMLLGGALSFNLIFPSDQPDIWRLMGMWSIWMFTIPSLRARDCSKNEKEALNYLFLLVPLLNVAIPFFWKSFAVVWSADIIAFFGMYAWKLGWLKKTD, from the exons ATGAACACTTTAATCCCTTCTTCAAACCATTACCTTTGTGGGGTCCACTACCCTTTCTTCTCTTCAGTTCTTACCAACAACAACACCAACCTTCCAATTAGGCGCTCTCCTTTTCCCATTCCGTGTGCCACTTCAAATGAAGAGTTTTCAGAAGAGATCAAAGTAGTTCAACCCAATTCTAGCGAGGAAAACACTTCCACTACTTTTTCTACTCCAATCGACAAAGAGCTTAAAAGG GTTGCTCAGAAGACTGCTGCAACATTTGCACCCAGGGCTTCAACAGCTTCAAAAAACCCAGCAATACCTGGAAGTACCCTGTACACTGTTTTTGAGGTTCAAGCTTATGTATCCATGTTGTTGGGTGGAGCTTTGTCTTTTAATCTCATTTTCCCTTCAGACCAACCTGATATTTGGAGATTGATGGGAATGTGGTCCATTTGGATGTTCA CAATTCCTTCATTGCGAGCCCGAGATTGCTCAAAAAATGAGAAAGAAGCTCTCAACTATCTTTTTCTACTGGTCCCATTGCTCAATGTTGCAATCCCATTCTTCTGGAAATCCTTCGCTGTTGTTTGGTCGGCAGATATAATAGCTTTCTTTGGAATGTATGCATGGAAG CTTGGATGGCTCAAGAAAACGGACTAG